Proteins found in one Thermaerobacter subterraneus DSM 13965 genomic segment:
- a CDS encoding metal ABC transporter ATP-binding protein, producing MVELEAIHFAYGTEPVLENVSLVVRRGEFLGLVGPNGSGKTTLLRILLGLQAPTRGRVRLFGEDIAAFRQWWRVGYVPQRPAALAGGFPATVEEVVATGLAAGGRGRAGSGRSPAGPPPPRSPREALALVGMEHLAHRPIGRLSGGQQQRVFLARALVSRPELLVLDEPLEGVDAATQERFYGLVRRLREQEGLTAIMVSHDIGVVSTEVSTLACLNRRLFFHGAPERLEPGAMAELYGFPVTTVDHRH from the coding sequence GTGGTGGAACTCGAGGCGATCCATTTCGCCTACGGTACAGAACCTGTGCTGGAGAACGTGTCGCTGGTGGTGCGGCGGGGCGAGTTTCTCGGCCTGGTGGGACCCAACGGTTCGGGGAAGACCACCCTCTTGCGCATCCTGCTGGGCCTTCAGGCGCCCACCCGGGGGCGGGTGCGCCTCTTCGGCGAGGACATCGCCGCCTTTCGCCAGTGGTGGCGGGTGGGCTACGTCCCCCAGCGCCCGGCGGCCCTGGCCGGGGGCTTCCCCGCCACGGTGGAGGAAGTGGTGGCCACCGGGCTAGCGGCGGGTGGCCGTGGCCGGGCCGGCTCCGGCAGGAGCCCCGCCGGACCGCCACCGCCCCGCTCCCCCCGGGAGGCCCTGGCCCTGGTGGGGATGGAGCACCTGGCCCACCGGCCCATCGGCCGGCTGTCCGGCGGGCAGCAGCAGCGGGTCTTCCTGGCCCGGGCCCTGGTCAGCCGCCCGGAGCTTCTGGTGCTGGACGAACCCCTGGAGGGGGTGGATGCGGCCACCCAGGAGCGGTTCTACGGTCTGGTGCGGCGGCTGCGGGAGCAGGAGGGGCTGACGGCCATCATGGTGTCCCATGACATCGGCGTCGTCAGTACCGAGGTCAGCACCCTGGCCTGCCTCAACCGGCGCCTGTTCTTCCACGGGGCGCCGGAAAGGCTGGAACCCGGTGCCATGGCGGAGCTGTACGGCTTCCCGGTGACCACCGTCGACCACCGCCATTAG
- a CDS encoding Fur family transcriptional regulator, which translates to MNLQRAVQRLRERGLKVTPQRMEILKAVMRAGRPVTAREVTDAVRARHPRVSVDTVYRNLTVLTRCGLISPVNLQGRDGTRFEYQGDDRHHHHFVCVACGRSFCVEWCPTATLQAVPSQDPGFRVLGHAFEVYGYCSRCQKAG; encoded by the coding sequence GTGAACCTGCAGCGGGCGGTACAGCGGCTCAGGGAGCGGGGGCTGAAGGTGACGCCCCAGCGGATGGAGATCCTCAAAGCGGTGATGCGGGCGGGTCGTCCCGTCACGGCCCGGGAGGTGACCGACGCCGTTCGCGCCCGCCACCCCCGGGTGAGCGTGGACACCGTCTACCGCAACCTGACCGTGCTGACCCGCTGCGGCTTGATCAGCCCCGTCAACCTGCAGGGGCGGGACGGCACCCGCTTCGAGTACCAGGGGGACGACCGCCACCACCACCATTTCGTCTGCGTGGCCTGCGGCCGCTCCTTCTGTGTGGAGTGGTGCCCGACGGCGACCCTGCAGGCCGTGCCGTCCCAGGACCCCGGTTTCCGCGTGCTCGGGCACGCCTTCGAGGTGTACGGCTACTGCAGCCGCTGCCAGAAGGCAGGATGA
- a CDS encoding helix-turn-helix domain-containing protein: MIGDRIRARRRELGMTQEQLAAGLFDRSYISRIEANEVVPPLPTLQLLAGRLGKPVAYFLGDEDAFTRSRVIHDYVRRARRYAGRRRYAEAVESYRLALELLQHEDDSPLLLAVHVELAYALASGNRPDDAGQHLFAALQLLPRVPLDRCPPGTAFRLHYTRGKLAFQREELAVAAEAFRLAAAAASRPADRVRAHVALGSTLFRQGAYEEAAAAYAVGLPGGPAGAGGTGPAGATAAPAGCAAEPAAPRDWTGPAGPLARTAPPPVALPVPVPVRGLPRSLVAACHHGLGCCCCALGRLDLAAYHLERAIRLYRGRDPERLLLAHHDLALVQIRQGAFRAGRRRLLDCLRAYRRAGRADGIASALTDLASLELAAGRYRRALTLARAARSRARQALQARLYLSAMDVEAQALAALDPATARTLDGVVRDLRALG, translated from the coding sequence ATGATCGGCGACCGTATCCGTGCCCGGCGCCGCGAGCTGGGCATGACCCAGGAACAGCTGGCCGCCGGACTCTTCGACCGCTCGTACATCAGCCGCATCGAGGCCAACGAGGTGGTGCCGCCGCTGCCGACCCTGCAGCTTCTGGCCGGCCGCCTCGGCAAACCCGTGGCCTACTTCCTGGGTGATGAAGACGCCTTCACCCGCAGCCGGGTGATCCATGACTACGTCCGGCGGGCCCGCCGGTATGCCGGCCGCCGGCGGTACGCCGAGGCCGTGGAGTCCTATCGCCTGGCCCTCGAACTGCTCCAGCACGAGGACGACTCGCCACTCCTTCTGGCGGTGCACGTGGAGCTGGCCTACGCCCTGGCCTCCGGGAACCGGCCGGACGACGCCGGCCAGCACCTGTTTGCCGCCCTCCAGCTGCTGCCCCGCGTCCCCCTGGACCGCTGCCCGCCCGGGACGGCCTTCCGTCTCCACTACACCCGGGGCAAGCTGGCCTTCCAGCGGGAGGAACTGGCCGTGGCCGCGGAGGCCTTCCGGCTGGCCGCGGCGGCGGCCAGCCGCCCGGCCGACCGGGTCCGCGCCCACGTGGCCCTCGGCAGCACCCTGTTCCGCCAGGGGGCGTACGAGGAGGCCGCCGCTGCCTATGCCGTGGGCCTGCCCGGGGGGCCGGCCGGTGCCGGAGGAACCGGGCCGGCGGGCGCAACCGCGGCTCCCGCCGGGTGTGCCGCGGAGCCCGCCGCGCCGCGGGACTGGACCGGACCGGCCGGCCCTCTTGCACGGACCGCCCCGCCGCCGGTGGCGCTTCCGGTGCCGGTACCGGTACGGGGCCTGCCGCGCAGCCTGGTGGCGGCTTGCCATCACGGTCTCGGCTGCTGCTGCTGTGCCCTGGGCCGGCTGGACCTGGCGGCCTACCACCTGGAGCGGGCCATCCGCCTGTACCGAGGACGGGACCCCGAACGGCTCCTCCTGGCCCACCACGACCTGGCCCTGGTGCAGATCCGGCAAGGGGCCTTCCGGGCAGGCCGCCGGCGGCTGCTCGACTGCCTGCGGGCCTACCGGCGGGCGGGGCGGGCCGACGGGATCGCCAGCGCCCTGACGGACCTGGCTTCCCTGGAACTGGCGGCCGGCCGGTACCGGCGGGCCCTGACCCTGGCCCGCGCGGCCCGCAGCCGGGCCCGGCAGGCGTTGCAGGCCCGGCTCTATCTCAGCGCCATGGACGTGGAGGCGCAGGCCCTGGCGGCGCTCGACCCCGCCACTGCCCGGACCCTGGACGGCGTGGTCCGGGACCTGCGGGCGCTTGGCTAA
- a CDS encoding EamA family transporter — MPAASTPAPTTGHPPRQPDSRQGLLGATLGLLAVALFSLTLPATRLALEVLPPGLVGPGRAAGAAVLAALAAGILTGRSPGHRRKARNTPNPGTARQCPGGRKPWGPVWPPRDDWPGVLLVAFGTVTVFPWFSTLALTRLPSAHGAVLLGLLPLLTSGFATWRAGERPSGRFWMAALAGSGVVTGFAVYMGAGKPRPADLWMLAAIVAAAAGHAAGGRLARRHGGFLPIAWGLWVALPVTLAATAVMTALPGAAGAAGPVAGPPAGPVPGPAAGPPAGPAAAAGGVLPSPAPVPWDKAVLAWLAWMYITGVTQLAGFVLWYRAMALAGVARTSQLQLLQPFLTLLAARVGLGEPVGGITVLAALAVAAVVAVGRRAPVDVVPGPAAQGEARLLAKG; from the coding sequence GTGCCCGCGGCCTCGACTCCCGCCCCCACGACCGGCCACCCGCCCCGGCAGCCGGACTCGCGCCAGGGCCTGCTCGGAGCAACCCTCGGCCTTCTGGCCGTCGCCCTTTTCAGCCTGACGCTGCCCGCCACCCGGCTGGCCCTCGAGGTCCTGCCGCCGGGGCTGGTGGGACCCGGCCGGGCCGCGGGCGCCGCGGTGCTGGCCGCCCTGGCGGCCGGGATCCTGACGGGCCGGAGTCCCGGCCACCGGCGGAAGGCCCGGAACACCCCGAATCCTGGGACGGCCCGGCAATGCCCCGGCGGCCGCAAACCCTGGGGGCCGGTGTGGCCGCCCCGGGACGACTGGCCGGGGGTGCTGCTGGTGGCCTTCGGCACCGTCACCGTATTTCCATGGTTTTCTACCCTGGCCCTGACCCGCCTTCCGTCCGCCCACGGCGCCGTGCTCCTGGGCCTGCTCCCCCTGCTAACCTCGGGCTTCGCCACGTGGCGGGCCGGGGAGCGCCCGTCGGGCCGCTTCTGGATGGCCGCACTGGCGGGCAGTGGAGTGGTCACGGGATTTGCGGTCTACATGGGCGCCGGCAAGCCCCGGCCGGCCGACCTTTGGATGCTGGCGGCCATCGTGGCGGCGGCCGCCGGCCACGCCGCAGGCGGCCGCCTGGCCCGCCGCCACGGCGGGTTCCTCCCCATCGCCTGGGGGTTGTGGGTGGCCCTGCCCGTCACCCTGGCCGCCACGGCCGTCATGACCGCCCTCCCCGGCGCCGCCGGCGCCGCAGGGCCGGTGGCCGGACCGCCAGCAGGACCGGTACCAGGACCGGCGGCAGGACCGCCGGCAGGTCCGGCTGCAGCCGCCGGCGGGGTCCTCCCCTCCCCCGCACCGGTGCCCTGGGACAAGGCGGTCCTCGCCTGGCTGGCGTGGATGTACATCACCGGGGTGACCCAGCTGGCCGGGTTCGTCCTGTGGTACCGGGCCATGGCCCTGGCCGGCGTGGCCCGCACCAGCCAGCTCCAGCTGCTGCAGCCCTTCCTGACCCTGCTGGCCGCCAGGGTGGGCCTGGGTGAGCCGGTGGGCGGCATCACGGTGCTGGCGGCCCTGGCGGTGGCGGCCGTGGTGGCCGTGGGCCGCCGCGCCCCGGTGGACGTGGTGCCCGGCCCCGCTGCGCAGGGAGAGGCGCGCCTGCTGGCGAAGGGTTAA
- the bshB2 gene encoding bacillithiol biosynthesis deacetylase BshB2: MEAIEPARVQRALQAFVGAPVYLHLETTHGAYTRGGFGAFARNVQVQLEDAALRGAGPFRAGLRVAGGWVYAEGLTHWQEEPGRLILEGHDDEGRLTVVLELSRSPFPLATPGDAVPAGEGGVEPASPTAPEGVPAGRTVPAGRSAPEAPSARDGGATIAAGPPAEPVPAPVPAPWDRHLVVVLAHPDDESFGAAGTMALAVRQRIPVTMVSVTAGQMGRRVGQPPLATREGLGPLRIGELRQAMAAVGVGDVRVLGVWDKTVEFQDRSRLAARIRGILEETGATTVITFHPKLGGHPDHNATGAATVEAVMGIPPAQRPRLLCVRGPVRDADPGLPLVTVPVEAVRPQKEAAFRAHRSQTYGWEERMEQDPEMARRFARLFTEETFWVYWPGPAGRKGGEPASAQGDS, encoded by the coding sequence ATGGAGGCCATCGAACCGGCCCGCGTCCAGCGGGCTTTGCAAGCTTTTGTGGGAGCACCGGTCTACCTGCACCTGGAGACGACCCACGGGGCCTACACCCGGGGCGGATTCGGCGCCTTCGCCCGAAACGTGCAGGTCCAGTTGGAGGACGCCGCCCTGCGCGGTGCCGGCCCCTTCCGGGCCGGGCTGCGGGTGGCCGGCGGGTGGGTCTACGCCGAGGGGCTGACCCACTGGCAGGAAGAACCGGGGCGGCTGATCCTGGAGGGGCACGACGACGAGGGACGGCTGACGGTGGTCCTGGAACTGAGCCGGAGCCCGTTCCCCCTGGCCACCCCCGGGGATGCCGTCCCCGCCGGTGAAGGGGGGGTGGAACCGGCTTCCCCTACCGCCCCGGAGGGGGTGCCGGCGGGCCGCACCGTCCCTGCGGGCCGGAGCGCACCGGAGGCACCGTCTGCAAGGGATGGCGGTGCCACCATCGCCGCCGGCCCGCCGGCCGAACCGGTGCCCGCACCGGTCCCGGCCCCCTGGGACCGGCATCTGGTGGTGGTCCTGGCCCATCCTGACGACGAGTCCTTCGGTGCCGCGGGCACCATGGCCCTGGCCGTGCGGCAGCGCATCCCCGTGACCATGGTCTCGGTCACCGCCGGGCAGATGGGCCGCCGGGTCGGCCAGCCGCCCCTGGCCACGCGGGAAGGGCTGGGGCCCCTGCGCATCGGCGAACTGCGGCAGGCCATGGCCGCCGTGGGCGTCGGCGACGTCCGGGTCCTGGGGGTCTGGGACAAGACCGTGGAGTTTCAGGACCGCAGCCGGCTGGCCGCCCGGATTCGGGGGATTCTCGAGGAAACGGGCGCGACCACCGTCATCACCTTCCACCCGAAGCTGGGCGGGCACCCCGACCACAACGCCACCGGCGCCGCCACCGTGGAGGCCGTCATGGGCATCCCCCCGGCCCAACGGCCGCGCCTGCTGTGCGTGCGCGGCCCGGTGCGCGATGCCGACCCCGGCCTGCCCCTGGTCACCGTCCCGGTGGAGGCGGTCCGGCCCCAGAAGGAGGCGGCCTTCCGGGCCCACCGCTCCCAGACCTACGGCTGGGAGGAGCGCATGGAACAGGACCCGGAGATGGCCCGGCGCTTCGCCCGGCTCTTCACCGAAGAGACCTTCTGGGTCTACTGGCCCGGCCCCGCCGGCCGGAAGGGCGGGGAGCCGGCCAGCGCCCAGGGCGATTCCTGA
- a CDS encoding S8 family serine peptidase → MERWRRYVPALLAGLLILALAGNVAAGVAADPRHDFTEEGGQPAVGGTGYAIVELVDPPAASYTGGIGKLKATKPAPGKKLDANSRDVQAYVQYLRDRHEQIKAAMRSAAPKARVVREFFLTGNALVVELNGHNPGQLAGIRGVKRVSESWLYRPAMNVSAGLTGAGALWTKLGDGQMDQGRARAGEGIKVGVIDSGIDRTHPFFRCKDYDGDGDVDEQDIPSKVYASGVAGDPSQVLVSDHGTHVAGTIAGCVTTLQQGPVRDTLSGIAPAARLYDYNVFPGFGAGWVAYGGSAFSHDIAAALEDAVRDGMDVVNMSLGGGVQGPHDYLAEAVNAAVDAGVVVVVAAGNSGPGDMTVESPGSAARAITVGATTNAHYIGIPVSAGGRDFGAATGDFSPFGRVTSPYALARDGSARPEEACYPLVNGAEVRGKIALVKRGSCTFTTKVRNAEAAGATGVLIINNVAGDPVAPGSDGTAPAPTIPAAMVSMADGQFLIDLLAADPQATVTIDGTVETEIRTGSGDILAGFSSRGPTPYTYLIKPDVTAPGVNIYSSVFDGQWAMFQGTSMATPHVAGAAALLLQLHPGWSPADVKSALVNTAARVVKDPVKAMYDPGVLARGGGRIDLTRHATPLTLDPVSVSFGYFNGNAPVRGRQDITLHNVSSSTQTCTVTVVRDAADPAVTVSAEQVTLAAGATATLTVSMEGGRSDRLPSGDYDGELVLDCGGKVMRAPWWLRVNREAKP, encoded by the coding sequence ATGGAGCGGTGGAGGCGTTACGTGCCCGCGTTGCTGGCAGGGCTCCTGATCCTGGCCCTGGCCGGCAACGTGGCGGCAGGGGTCGCGGCGGATCCCCGTCACGACTTCACGGAGGAGGGCGGGCAGCCGGCGGTTGGCGGCACGGGGTACGCCATCGTGGAGCTGGTCGACCCGCCGGCCGCTTCGTATACGGGCGGCATCGGCAAGCTGAAGGCCACCAAGCCTGCCCCGGGCAAGAAGCTGGACGCCAACAGCCGGGATGTGCAGGCGTATGTGCAATACCTGCGCGACCGGCACGAGCAGATCAAGGCGGCGATGCGGTCGGCCGCCCCCAAGGCCCGGGTGGTGCGGGAGTTCTTCCTGACGGGCAACGCCCTGGTGGTGGAGTTGAACGGCCACAATCCGGGCCAGCTGGCGGGGATCCGGGGCGTCAAGCGGGTGAGCGAGAGCTGGCTCTACCGGCCCGCCATGAACGTCAGCGCCGGGTTGACCGGGGCCGGTGCCCTCTGGACCAAGCTGGGCGACGGCCAGATGGACCAGGGCCGGGCCCGCGCGGGCGAGGGCATCAAGGTGGGGGTCATCGATTCGGGGATCGACCGGACCCACCCCTTCTTCCGGTGCAAGGACTACGACGGCGACGGGGACGTGGACGAGCAGGACATCCCGTCGAAGGTGTACGCCAGCGGCGTCGCGGGCGATCCCTCCCAGGTGCTGGTGAGCGACCACGGCACCCACGTGGCCGGGACCATCGCCGGCTGCGTGACGACCCTGCAGCAGGGGCCGGTTCGGGACACCTTGAGCGGCATCGCACCGGCGGCCCGGCTGTACGACTACAACGTGTTCCCCGGCTTCGGCGCCGGCTGGGTGGCCTACGGGGGCTCGGCCTTCAGCCACGACATCGCCGCCGCCCTGGAAGATGCGGTGCGGGACGGCATGGACGTGGTCAACATGAGCCTGGGCGGCGGGGTCCAGGGGCCCCACGACTACCTGGCCGAGGCGGTCAACGCGGCCGTGGACGCCGGCGTGGTGGTGGTGGTGGCGGCCGGCAACTCGGGGCCGGGCGACATGACGGTGGAATCGCCGGGCAGCGCCGCGCGGGCCATCACCGTGGGGGCGACCACCAACGCCCATTACATCGGCATCCCGGTCAGCGCCGGGGGGCGTGACTTCGGCGCCGCCACGGGCGACTTCTCACCCTTCGGCAGGGTGACCTCGCCCTACGCACTGGCCCGGGACGGCTCGGCACGGCCCGAGGAAGCCTGCTACCCGCTGGTGAACGGGGCGGAGGTGCGGGGCAAGATCGCCCTCGTGAAGCGCGGCAGCTGCACCTTCACCACCAAGGTGCGCAATGCCGAAGCCGCCGGTGCCACGGGGGTGCTGATCATCAACAACGTGGCGGGTGATCCCGTCGCCCCGGGGAGCGACGGGACGGCGCCGGCACCCACCATCCCTGCCGCCATGGTGTCCATGGCCGACGGCCAGTTCCTGATCGACCTGCTGGCTGCCGATCCCCAGGCCACGGTGACCATCGACGGGACGGTGGAGACGGAGATCCGCACCGGCTCTGGCGACATCCTGGCTGGGTTCTCGTCCCGTGGTCCCACGCCCTACACGTACCTGATCAAGCCCGATGTCACGGCGCCGGGGGTCAACATCTACTCGTCGGTCTTCGACGGCCAGTGGGCCATGTTCCAGGGGACCAGCATGGCCACGCCCCATGTGGCGGGTGCGGCCGCCCTGCTGCTCCAGCTGCACCCCGGCTGGTCGCCCGCCGACGTCAAGTCGGCCCTGGTCAACACGGCGGCCCGCGTGGTCAAGGACCCGGTGAAGGCCATGTATGATCCCGGCGTGCTGGCCCGCGGGGGCGGGCGGATCGACCTGACCCGGCATGCCACTCCGCTCACCCTGGACCCGGTCAGCGTGAGCTTCGGCTACTTCAACGGCAACGCACCGGTCAGAGGCCGCCAGGACATCACCCTGCACAACGTCAGCAGCTCCACCCAGACCTGCACGGTCACGGTGGTTCGGGATGCGGCCGACCCGGCCGTCACCGTGTCGGCGGAGCAGGTCACCCTGGCGGCGGGCGCCACCGCGACCCTGACGGTGAGCATGGAGGGTGGCCGCAGCGACCGGCTGCCCAGTGGCGACTATGACGGCGAGCTGGTCCTGGACTGCGGCGGCAAGGTGATGCGGGCACCCTGGTGGCTGCGGGTGAACCGTGAGGCCAAGCCGTAA